One genomic segment of Ignavibacteriota bacterium includes these proteins:
- a CDS encoding exo-alpha-sialidase produces the protein MKLYQILLITLLILCDNNIYSQNEIFDSSNFEFQTLFTSKDNSKVSCYRIPAIITTNNGVLIAAIDERVESCDDLKSNNDINIVIRRSEDNGITWKEIERIVDYPFCQSASDPSFIVDKITGEIFLFFNFMNLKTEKDIYYLKYISSTDNGKTWSSPKDISTQIIKPENKKDFQFITSGNGIQVSSGKLLHTLVNLNKGLYIFGSDDHGKNWYVIDNPINPADESKIVELDNGNWMVNSRVNKLGKRYIHISNDEGKTWKSNIDSTLIDPGCNASLINYKFGENNILLFSNAKSKDERNNMSISISYDEGKTWTLEKLIYSGSSAYSSMTILENGNVGLFFEKDDYTENVFVKLDINSILNFKKCEIVK, from the coding sequence ATGAAGTTATATCAGATATTATTAATTACACTTTTAATTTTATGTGATAATAATATTTATTCACAAAATGAAATTTTTGATTCAAGTAATTTTGAGTTTCAAACTTTATTTACCAGCAAGGATAATTCAAAAGTTTCTTGCTATAGAATTCCGGCAATTATAACTACAAATAACGGAGTTTTAATTGCAGCGATTGACGAAAGAGTAGAATCTTGTGATGACTTAAAATCCAATAATGATATTAATATTGTAATTAGAAGAAGTGAAGATAACGGAATTACTTGGAAAGAAATTGAAAGAATTGTGGATTATCCCTTCTGTCAATCTGCATCGGATCCATCCTTTATTGTTGATAAAATTACCGGCGAAATATTTTTGTTTTTCAATTTTATGAATTTGAAAACAGAGAAAGATATTTATTATTTAAAATATATTTCAAGTACTGATAACGGAAAAACTTGGAGTTCCCCAAAAGATATTTCTACACAAATTATTAAACCGGAAAATAAAAAAGATTTTCAATTCATTACTTCGGGCAATGGAATTCAGGTTTCATCCGGAAAACTTCTTCATACTTTGGTAAATCTTAATAAAGGACTTTATATTTTCGGAAGTGATGATCACGGTAAAAATTGGTATGTGATTGATAATCCAATAAATCCCGCCGATGAATCAAAAATAGTTGAATTGGATAACGGAAATTGGATGGTTAATAGTCGCGTTAACAAATTGGGAAAAAGATATATTCATATTTCTAATGATGAAGGTAAAACTTGGAAGTCCAATATTGATAGTACTTTAATTGATCCCGGATGTAATGCAAGTTTGATAAATTATAAATTTGGTGAAAACAATATTTTATTATTTTCAAATGCCAAATCGAAAGATGAAAGAAATAATATGTCAATTTCAATAAGTTATGATGAAGGAAAAACTTGGACTTTAGAAAAATTAATTTATTCCGGAAGTTCGGCTTACTCTTCAATGACAATTTTAGAAAATGGTAACGTTGGATTATTTTTTGAGAAGGATGATTATACCGAAAATGTATTTGTAAAACTTGATATAAATTCAATTCTTAATTTTAAAAAGTGTGAAATTGTTAAATAA
- a CDS encoding polysaccharide deacetylase family protein: MKTIIINLIFFIVTQILTAQTKNICFTIDDLPVVSYGINDTTFQRNLMNGIIQSLKKNNIPAIGFVNEMKLYKNDSINKFQISLLENWVDNNLELGNHTFSHPDFNKTNLDEFSENILKGEILTKQILGKRNKSIKYFRHPFLHIGNSKEKFDSLNNFLESKNYITAPVTIDNEDYLFALAYKRVKVKNDTILAKQIGKDYIDYMERKLHYFENQSQKLFGKNINHILLMHASWLNSDFIDSLAIMLKNNKYNFISLDETLKDDLYKTPITKFGNWGISWLDIWALSQNKKSEFFQDDPQTPEYIKKLAE; the protein is encoded by the coding sequence ATGAAAACTATTATTATAAATTTGATCTTTTTTATCGTAACACAAATTTTAACTGCACAAACCAAAAACATTTGTTTTACAATTGATGATTTGCCCGTTGTATCTTACGGAATTAACGATACAACATTTCAACGAAATTTAATGAATGGAATAATTCAATCTTTGAAGAAAAATAATATTCCCGCAATTGGTTTTGTTAATGAAATGAAATTATATAAAAATGATTCAATTAATAAATTTCAAATTTCACTTTTGGAAAATTGGGTTGATAATAATTTAGAACTTGGCAATCATACATTTTCACATCCCGATTTTAACAAAACTAATCTTGATGAATTTTCAGAAAATATTTTAAAAGGTGAAATTCTAACAAAACAAATTCTTGGTAAAAGAAATAAATCAATAAAGTATTTTCGTCATCCATTTCTTCATATTGGCAACTCAAAAGAAAAGTTTGATTCACTAAACAATTTTTTAGAAAGCAAAAATTATATAACCGCTCCTGTTACAATTGATAATGAAGATTATTTGTTTGCGTTAGCTTACAAAAGAGTTAAAGTTAAAAATGATACCATTCTCGCAAAACAAATCGGGAAAGATTATATAGATTATATGGAAAGAAAACTTCATTATTTTGAAAATCAATCGCAAAAATTATTTGGGAAAAATATAAATCACATTTTATTAATGCATGCAAGCTGGCTTAACTCTGATTTTATTGACTCTCTCGCAATTATGTTAAAAAATAATAAATACAATTTTATTAGTTTAGATGAAACTTTAAAAGATGATTTATACAAAACTCCAATCACAAAATTCGGAAATTGGGGAATTTCTTGGTTAGATATTTGGGCTTTATCACAAAACAAAAAAAGTGAATTTTTCCAAGATGATCCGCAAACTCCGGAATACATTAAAAAGTTAGCTGAATAA
- a CDS encoding OmpA family protein produces MKTKSFICLILLCFIVFSNNLIAQNQNKLTSKFDFIPGENVIFYDDFTSENIGDFPLQWNTNGSGEIVTSEKFEGRWFQITKTGYYVPEAKESFTDNFTIEFDFVPLNSVQETATGIHFFFLSGDLSNPGYGSQPGNAGLRISPDYDLIGWNNWSEAREWQGDNGSVSFMFNSSDKYHISFWIQKQRVRMYVNEEKVLDIPRGLQEKYVYNIFRIETYSDETTPLISNFRIAAGQQDMRSKLITDGKLITYGILFDVNSDKIKPISIPTIKEIANILKDNSTLKVKIIGHTDSDGDENSNLELSKRRSESVKNELLNLFGIDAARIETEGKGESLPIAQNDTSINKAKNRRVEFIKL; encoded by the coding sequence ATGAAAACAAAATCGTTCATCTGCCTAATTTTATTATGCTTTATTGTTTTTTCAAATAATTTAATTGCACAAAATCAAAACAAATTAACAAGTAAATTTGATTTTATTCCCGGAGAAAATGTAATTTTTTACGATGATTTCACTTCGGAAAATATTGGTGATTTTCCACTTCAATGGAATACAAACGGAAGCGGTGAAATTGTAACTTCCGAAAAATTTGAAGGCAGATGGTTTCAAATTACAAAAACCGGTTATTACGTTCCGGAAGCCAAAGAATCTTTTACAGACAATTTTACAATTGAGTTTGATTTTGTTCCGTTAAACTCTGTACAAGAAACTGCTACGGGAATTCATTTCTTTTTTCTCTCCGGTGATTTAAGTAATCCCGGATATGGTTCACAACCAGGAAATGCCGGTTTAAGAATTAGTCCGGATTATGATTTAATCGGCTGGAATAATTGGTCCGAAGCCCGTGAATGGCAAGGCGATAATGGCTCAGTGTCTTTTATGTTTAATTCTTCGGATAAATATCATATTTCATTTTGGATTCAAAAACAAAGAGTAAGAATGTATGTTAATGAAGAAAAAGTTTTAGATATTCCACGAGGATTGCAAGAAAAATATGTTTACAATATTTTTAGAATTGAAACATATTCGGATGAAACAACACCGCTTATTTCAAACTTTAGAATTGCTGCCGGTCAGCAGGATATGCGAAGTAAACTAATCACAGATGGAAAACTTATAACTTACGGAATTTTATTTGATGTTAATTCGGATAAAATTAAACCAATTTCTATTCCAACGATAAAAGAAATTGCAAATATTCTAAAAGATAATTCAACATTAAAAGTAAAAATTATTGGACATACTGATTCTGATGGCGATGAGAATTCAAATTTGGAATTGTCAAAACGCAGAAGCGAATCGGTAAAAAATGAATTACTTAATTTATTTGGTATTGATGCAGCGAGAATTGAAACCGAAGGCAAAGGTGAAAGTTTGCCGATTGCACAAAATGATACAAGCATTAACAAAGCTAAAAATCGAAGAGTAGAATTTATAAAACTGTAA
- a CDS encoding sugar porter family MFS transporter: protein MKSSKVFFTSIVVALGGFLFGFDTVVISGADKQLQALWQSSDLFHGLVVMSTALWGTVLGAITGSIPTNKLGRKKTLIFIGILFFISAIGSALVSDPYLFAIFRFIGGIGIGISTIVSPSYIAEISPANKRGSLVALYQFNIVFGILMAFVSNYFLQDNGETAWRWMLGMEAIPAFIYTALVLGVPESPRWLLEYKNDKNKAIEILKEINPSANLDEEIFAIEKEKSEETTHENIFMQKYRIPLMLAFFIAFFNQTSGINAFLYYAPRIFELAGLEKSASFLSSIGIGAINLIFTLIGISMIDKFGRKTLMYICSFGYIVSLSLVALAFLLKWQGILVPIFFFLFIAAHAVGQGAVIWVFISEIFPNKLRAAGQAFGSSVHWILAALIPSLIPFLFNAIGPATVFVFFTIMMVGQLLWVRFKMPETKGQTLESLAAKLSK, encoded by the coding sequence ATGAAAAGTTCAAAAGTTTTTTTTACATCTATTGTAGTTGCTTTGGGAGGCTTTCTATTTGGGTTTGATACTGTTGTAATTTCCGGTGCCGATAAACAATTGCAAGCATTATGGCAAAGTTCAGATTTATTTCACGGACTTGTTGTAATGTCCACAGCACTTTGGGGAACTGTACTTGGCGCAATTACCGGCTCAATTCCAACAAATAAATTAGGAAGAAAAAAAACTCTAATATTTATAGGAATTTTATTTTTCATTTCCGCAATTGGTTCTGCGTTGGTTTCTGATCCTTATCTATTTGCAATTTTTAGATTTATAGGAGGAATTGGAATTGGAATTTCAACAATAGTATCGCCATCTTATATTGCAGAAATTTCTCCGGCAAACAAACGCGGAAGCCTTGTTGCACTTTATCAATTTAATATTGTATTTGGAATTTTAATGGCTTTCGTTTCAAACTATTTTTTGCAAGATAATGGTGAAACCGCTTGGAGATGGATGCTGGGTATGGAGGCAATCCCGGCATTCATTTACACAGCATTAGTTTTGGGAGTTCCAGAAAGTCCACGCTGGTTATTGGAATACAAAAACGATAAAAATAAAGCGATTGAAATTCTTAAAGAAATTAATCCATCTGCAAATTTAGATGAAGAAATTTTTGCAATCGAAAAGGAAAAAAGCGAAGAGACAACTCACGAAAATATTTTTATGCAGAAATATAGAATTCCGTTAATGTTGGCTTTCTTTATTGCATTCTTCAATCAAACTTCCGGAATAAATGCTTTTCTATATTATGCGCCAAGAATTTTTGAATTAGCCGGATTGGAAAAATCAGCTTCGTTCCTTAGCAGCATTGGAATTGGCGCCATAAATTTAATTTTTACATTAATTGGAATTTCAATGATTGATAAATTCGGAAGAAAAACACTTATGTATATTTGTTCTTTCGGATATATAGTCTCGCTAAGTTTGGTTGCTTTAGCATTTTTATTAAAATGGCAAGGAATACTTGTCCCAATTTTCTTCTTTTTATTTATTGCGGCTCACGCTGTTGGTCAAGGCGCAGTTATTTGGGTTTTCATTTCAGAAATATTTCCAAATAAATTGCGTGCAGCGGGACAAGCATTTGGGTCTTCTGTACATTGGATTTTAGCAGCTTTAATTCCATCACTTATTCCATTTTTATTTAATGCAATTGGTCCGGCAACTGTATTTGTATTTTTCACAATAATGATGGTTGGTCAGCTTTTGTGGGTAAGATTCAAAATGCCGGAAACAAAAGGTCAAACTTTAGAAAGTTTAGCAGCAAAATTATCCAAGTAA
- a CDS encoding carbohydrate kinase, whose product MKKNIVCFGEVLWDVLPKEKVAGGAPMNVAIRLQSLGIPTKIISKIGNDENGLELLEIIKNKNVDISQIQIDENIKTGEVLVKLDSNGIATYDIVYPSAWDKIELTEENINCVKNSDAFIFGSLICRDEVSKYSLLKLLENAKYRIFDVNLRKPFYSIPLIFELMKKSDFIKMNDDELLIIAKELGSTEIKIEKNIKFISRKTKTNSICITKGKDGAILFIENKFYSHNGFEVKVKDTIGSGDSFLAALISKILISQNYEEALKFACAVGAIVASHKGANPEIDFGEIEKLINN is encoded by the coding sequence ATGAAAAAAAATATTGTTTGCTTTGGTGAAGTTTTGTGGGATGTACTTCCCAAAGAAAAAGTTGCCGGCGGCGCGCCAATGAATGTTGCAATTCGATTGCAATCTTTAGGAATTCCAACAAAAATAATTTCTAAAATTGGTAATGATGAAAATGGTTTGGAATTATTAGAAATAATAAAAAATAAAAATGTTGATATTTCTCAAATTCAAATTGATGAGAATATTAAAACCGGTGAAGTTTTAGTTAAATTGGATTCAAACGGCATTGCAACTTATGATATTGTTTATCCTTCGGCTTGGGATAAAATTGAACTAACAGAAGAAAATATTAATTGTGTGAAAAATTCAGATGCGTTTATTTTCGGTTCATTAATTTGCAGAGATGAAGTTTCAAAATATTCGTTATTAAAATTATTGGAAAATGCTAAGTATAGAATTTTTGATGTGAATTTGAGAAAACCATTTTATTCAATTCCGTTAATATTTGAATTGATGAAAAAATCAGATTTCATAAAAATGAATGATGATGAATTATTAATTATTGCAAAAGAATTAGGCTCAACAGAAATTAAAATTGAGAAAAACATAAAATTCATTTCACGCAAAACAAAAACAAATTCTATCTGCATTACAAAAGGAAAAGACGGAGCAATTTTATTTATTGAAAATAAATTTTATTCTCATAATGGATTTGAAGTAAAAGTTAAAGATACGATTGGCTCCGGCGATAGTTTTCTTGCAGCGTTAATATCTAAAATTTTAATTTCTCAAAATTATGAAGAAGCATTAAAATTTGCATGTGCAGTAGGAGCAATTGTTGCATCACACAAAGGTGCAAATCCGGAAATTGATTTTGGTGAGATTGAGAAGCTTATAAATAATTAA
- a CDS encoding DNA-3-methyladenine glycosylase I, with amino-acid sequence MLNRCSWCGSDPLYVKYHDEEWGVPVHDDRKLFEMLNLEGAQAGLSWITILKKRENYLRLFDNFDAKKIVKYSDKKIEKILQDSGIVRNKLKVNSVVTNAKAFLQVQKEFGSFDKYVWQFVNGKPIVNNFKSLNEVPPKTAISDAMSKDLKKRGFKFIGSTICYALMQAVGMVNDHTVDCFRYEEVIK; translated from the coding sequence ATGTTAAATAGATGTTCTTGGTGTGGAAGTGACCCGCTTTATGTTAAATATCATGATGAGGAATGGGGAGTTCCGGTTCATGATGATAGAAAATTATTTGAAATGCTAAATCTGGAAGGTGCCCAAGCTGGCTTGAGTTGGATTACAATTTTAAAGAAAAGGGAAAATTATTTACGTTTGTTTGATAATTTTGATGCCAAAAAAATTGTAAAATACTCAGATAAAAAGATTGAAAAAATATTACAAGATTCCGGAATTGTTAGAAATAAATTAAAAGTTAATTCTGTGGTAACAAACGCAAAGGCTTTTCTGCAAGTTCAAAAAGAATTTGGAAGTTTTGATAAATACGTTTGGCAATTTGTTAATGGAAAGCCAATTGTAAATAATTTTAAAAGTTTAAATGAAGTTCCACCAAAAACTGCAATTTCAGATGCAATGAGCAAAGATTTAAAAAAGCGGGGATTTAAATTTATTGGATCAACTATTTGTTATGCTCTTATGCAAGCTGTGGGAATGGTGAACGACCACACTGTTGATTGTTTTAGGTATGAAGAAGTAATAAAATAG
- a CDS encoding CoA-binding protein, which produces MTKQKYVDEFLKCKDIAIVGVSRKSTKFGNAIYKELKKKGLNVFGVNPNMETFEGDKCFKTLKDLKGKIDGIVNVVSPNQTLQVIKEAHSIGVKNIWMQQGSETDEAINFCIENGINEVHKECILMFAEPVNSFHSFHKWIWKILGKLPN; this is translated from the coding sequence ATGACAAAGCAAAAATATGTTGATGAATTTTTAAAATGTAAAGACATTGCAATTGTTGGTGTTTCAAGAAAAAGTACAAAATTTGGAAATGCAATTTATAAGGAATTGAAGAAAAAAGGTCTTAATGTTTTTGGTGTTAATCCCAATATGGAAACATTTGAAGGTGACAAATGTTTTAAAACTTTGAAGGATTTAAAAGGAAAAATTGATGGAATTGTAAATGTTGTTTCGCCTAATCAAACTTTGCAAGTTATTAAAGAAGCTCATTCAATAGGAGTTAAAAATATTTGGATGCAGCAAGGAAGTGAAACAGATGAAGCAATTAATTTTTGTATAGAAAATGGGATTAACGAAGTTCATAAAGAATGTATTTTAATGTTTGCAGAACCGGTGAATTCATTTCACAGTTTTCACAAATGGATTTGGAAAATTTTGGGTAAATTACCAAATTAA
- a CDS encoding N-6 DNA methylase has translation MSEELLQKDLKNNPEKIGKWDFYNIGSTTIKQLKENGIIRNIDYGIEEKKKVDALVVQKKNVIAVVEYKKPTDFNTEEKKQKAIKQELEVAKKLKANILIATDNQESIWINVQNGNSIKGEDGSIIKTVFNPKDEKLPEFIEKIINSINEKNDQIVPPKLVNPTDLAKKIWQIVWSISGATPESCLYSFVELFIFKYLSDLNVLQEPENFDYLLKLYEKKNPEFVISYYARNIRLKIKNDLFPKGNDGTTIINGTVFVNNDDEAIEGRSTAFEKILKEFEKYGKLDNIHPDFKSQLFESFLKESISQKNWGQFFTPLKVVKSIVKMAEDFIKPNLIIGDPASGVGKFLLEAIKPKLNQFYKVEKNKLQNNIEIIGYDIGFDKDEQKTIILAKANMLIYFSELLKNNKGITKQFASLFNKSFELKKNSILGTLAVKEEEKFDLILSNPPYVTSGSSNVKEEIKRKGLSDYYKINAMGLEGLFMEWIIKALKPNGKAFIVVPDGIFNRQNDAKLRKYILDECFIDAIISLPLNTFFTTNKKTFILSITKKIDKKEEQVEPVFTYLVSEIGETRDVYRFDTEQNDLLEAVTLFSFFKGNKSNFEKINTDRRCKIQPIEKFTNEINSSWIIDKWWTEEEKINLGIEEKQDKLDLFDFSVLIQNVSETIRELGEELKEFQQEKKKAINKQKFFLIRELFNIERGKSKYTKKYGNQNRGNFPVYSASNNNPLTFINSFDLSGRYLTWATNGFAGYMKIIDGKFSINGDRGLLKLKQDSVVIDYMKIVLEPKLRELAKGRKGEKGEDEFTKVYPSMIKNIKVALPIDESENIDIERQKDIVEKYNATQEIIKQVKEYRHRIQEISVEIKDNYKFKPYPIEKIFATEKGLSKYTNEYIKKNKGSYPVYSSQTVNEGIIGYINTYDYDTECLTWTTDGIYAGTVFYRNGKFSMTTHCGALLPKNKNTIYLGYLYFYLKSNLKKYALGEHNKRITVNIIKKIIVDIPVKENDEFSIEAQKEITSKFKKIDEIKKIINLELKKIEETKINYE, from the coding sequence ATGAGCGAAGAATTATTACAAAAAGACTTAAAAAACAATCCGGAAAAAATAGGGAAATGGGATTTTTATAATATTGGTTCAACAACAATCAAACAACTTAAAGAAAATGGTATAATTCGTAATATAGATTATGGCATAGAAGAAAAAAAGAAAGTAGATGCATTAGTTGTACAAAAGAAAAACGTTATAGCTGTTGTAGAATATAAAAAACCAACAGACTTTAATACTGAAGAAAAAAAGCAAAAAGCTATCAAGCAAGAATTAGAAGTAGCAAAAAAATTAAAAGCGAATATTTTAATTGCGACTGATAATCAAGAAAGTATTTGGATTAATGTTCAAAATGGAAATTCTATTAAAGGAGAAGATGGAAGTATAATCAAGACTGTTTTTAATCCAAAAGATGAAAAATTACCTGAATTCATTGAAAAAATTATCAATTCAATTAATGAAAAAAACGATCAGATTGTTCCACCAAAATTGGTAAATCCTACTGATCTTGCAAAAAAGATATGGCAAATAGTATGGAGCATTAGTGGAGCAACTCCCGAATCCTGTCTTTACTCTTTTGTCGAACTTTTTATTTTCAAGTATTTAAGCGATTTAAATGTATTACAAGAACCAGAAAATTTTGATTATTTATTAAAACTTTACGAGAAAAAGAATCCCGAATTTGTAATAAGTTATTATGCCAGAAATATAAGACTTAAAATCAAAAATGATTTATTTCCCAAAGGTAATGATGGAACAACTATAATTAATGGAACTGTTTTTGTAAATAATGATGACGAAGCCATAGAAGGAAGAAGCACTGCATTTGAAAAAATTTTGAAAGAATTTGAAAAGTATGGCAAATTAGATAATATTCATCCGGATTTTAAAAGCCAATTATTTGAAAGTTTTCTTAAGGAGAGCATCAGCCAAAAAAATTGGGGACAATTTTTCACTCCATTAAAGGTTGTTAAATCCATTGTCAAAATGGCTGAAGACTTTATTAAGCCAAACCTTATCATTGGGGATCCAGCAAGTGGTGTAGGAAAATTTTTACTAGAAGCAATTAAACCAAAACTGAATCAATTTTATAAAGTTGAAAAAAACAAACTTCAAAATAATATTGAAATTATAGGATATGATATTGGTTTTGATAAAGATGAACAAAAAACCATAATATTAGCTAAAGCTAATATGTTAATTTATTTTTCTGAATTATTAAAAAACAATAAAGGCATTACAAAACAGTTTGCCTCTTTATTTAATAAAAGTTTTGAATTAAAGAAAAATTCAATCCTTGGTACTTTAGCAGTAAAAGAAGAAGAAAAATTTGATTTAATACTTTCGAATCCGCCTTATGTTACAAGTGGCAGCAGCAATGTTAAGGAAGAAATTAAAAGAAAAGGTCTTTCGGATTATTACAAAATTAATGCAATGGGTTTGGAAGGTTTATTTATGGAATGGATTATTAAAGCCTTAAAACCAAACGGAAAAGCATTTATTGTAGTGCCTGACGGCATATTTAATCGCCAAAATGATGCAAAACTCCGTAAATACATTCTTGATGAATGTTTTATTGACGCAATTATTTCGCTACCTCTAAATACTTTTTTCACAACAAATAAAAAAACATTTATTCTGTCTATAACTAAAAAAATTGATAAAAAAGAAGAACAGGTTGAACCAGTATTTACGTATTTAGTTAGTGAAATAGGAGAAACAAGGGATGTTTACCGCTTTGACACAGAACAAAATGATTTACTAGAGGCAGTAACATTATTTTCCTTTTTTAAAGGCAATAAGTCTAACTTTGAAAAAATCAATACTGACAGAAGATGTAAAATTCAACCAATTGAAAAATTTACAAATGAAATCAATTCATCTTGGATAATTGATAAATGGTGGACAGAAGAAGAAAAAATTAATCTTGGTATTGAAGAAAAACAAGACAAATTAGATTTATTTGACTTTTCCGTACTTATCCAAAATGTATCAGAGACAATTAGAGAATTAGGTGAAGAATTAAAAGAATTTCAACAAGAAAAAAAAAAAGCTATAAATAAACAAAAATTTTTTCTAATAAGAGAACTTTTTAATATTGAAAGAGGAAAAAGTAAATACACAAAAAAATACGGCAATCAAAATCGCGGAAATTTTCCAGTCTATTCTGCCTCAAATAATAATCCTTTAACTTTTATAAATAGTTTTGATCTTAGTGGTAGGTATCTGACCTGGGCGACAAATGGATTTGCCGGTTATATGAAAATCATAGATGGTAAGTTTTCAATTAATGGTGACCGAGGACTTTTAAAGCTAAAACAAGACTCTGTGGTAATTGATTATATGAAAATTGTTCTTGAACCTAAGCTAAGAGAATTGGCAAAAGGAAGAAAAGGAGAAAAAGGAGAAGATGAATTTACAAAAGTTTATCCATCTATGATAAAGAATATTAAAGTTGCTTTACCTATTGATGAATCTGAAAATATTGATATTGAGAGACAAAAAGATATAGTTGAAAAATACAATGCCACTCAAGAAATAATAAAACAAGTGAAAGAATATAGGCATAGGATACAAGAAATCAGTGTCGAGATTAAAGATAATTATAAGTTTAAACCTTATCCTATTGAAAAAATATTTGCGACCGAAAAAGGGTTATCAAAATATACCAATGAATACATAAAGAAAAATAAAGGAAGTTATCCTGTTTATTCTTCACAAACAGTGAATGAAGGTATAATAGGCTACATAAATACATATGATTATGATACAGAGTGTTTAACTTGGACAACTGACGGAATTTACGCTGGAACAGTGTTCTATAGAAATGGGAAATTTAGTATGACAACCCATTGCGGTGCATTATTACCAAAAAATAAAAACACTATTTATTTAGGTTACTTATATTTTTATTTGAAAAGCAACTTAAAGAAATATGCGTTAGGTGAGCATAATAAACGTATCACTGTAAATATCATAAAAAAAATTATTGTTGATATACCTGTAAAAGAAAATGACGAATTTAGTATAGAAGCACAAAAAGAAATCACATCAAAATTCAAGAAAATTGATGAAATAAAAAAAATAATAAATTTAGAATTAAAAAAAATTGAAGAAACAAAAATAAACTACGAGTAA
- a CDS encoding NAD-dependent succinate-semialdehyde dehydrogenase translates to MAIESINPATGERIKLFEAYTNNEVEKIINSVNDEFHIWKNYSFQQRSKLMENAAKILRSNSKEYAETMTLEMGKPIKQSYAEVEKCAWVCEYYAENAEAILQKEFIKTDASESYVQFDPIGIVLAVMPWNFPFWQVFRFAAPNLMAGNVCLLKHASNVPMCALAIEEIFSKAGFPKNSFKTLLINSNQVNNVIENKNVKAITLTGSEFAGSKVAEFSGKMLKKTVMELGGSDPFIILKDADLELAAKNAVTARLINNGQSCIAAKRFIVEKEIAEKFTNLFIENINKIKIGDPLLEETELGPIAREDLLFEIETQVNNSVEKGAKILFGGKRKNIPGNFFEPTILANVKKGMPAFDEEIFGPVAPIIIAENEEDAVNIANDTVYGLGASLWTTNMENAKIIATKINSGSVFINGIVKSDPRLPFGGIKNSGYGRELSHYGIKEFVNIKTVWVK, encoded by the coding sequence ATGGCAATAGAAAGTATCAATCCGGCAACCGGCGAACGAATAAAATTATTTGAAGCATATACAAATAATGAAGTTGAAAAAATAATAAATTCTGTAAATGATGAATTTCACATTTGGAAAAATTATTCATTTCAGCAGAGAAGTAAATTGATGGAAAACGCCGCAAAAATTTTAAGAAGTAATTCTAAAGAATATGCTGAAACTATGACTTTGGAAATGGGAAAACCAATAAAACAATCTTACGCTGAAGTTGAAAAGTGCGCATGGGTTTGTGAATATTATGCAGAAAATGCTGAAGCAATTTTACAGAAAGAATTTATTAAAACTGACGCTTCAGAAAGTTATGTACAGTTTGATCCAATAGGCATTGTGCTTGCAGTAATGCCGTGGAATTTTCCGTTCTGGCAAGTTTTCCGTTTTGCAGCTCCAAATTTGATGGCTGGAAATGTTTGTCTTTTAAAACACGCATCAAATGTACCTATGTGTGCTTTGGCAATTGAAGAAATTTTTAGCAAAGCCGGCTTTCCAAAAAATTCATTTAAAACACTTCTTATAAATTCCAATCAAGTAAATAATGTAATCGAAAACAAAAATGTTAAAGCAATTACATTAACCGGAAGCGAATTTGCGGGAAGTAAAGTTGCAGAGTTCTCGGGAAAAATGTTGAAGAAAACCGTTATGGAACTTGGCGGAAGCGATCCTTTTATAATTTTGAAAGATGCAGATTTGGAACTTGCCGCAAAAAATGCTGTTACTGCACGATTGATAAATAACGGTCAAAGCTGCATTGCCGCAAAAAGATTTATTGTTGAAAAAGAAATTGCAGAAAAGTTTACAAATTTATTTATTGAAAATATTAATAAAATAAAAATTGGTGATCCGCTTTTAGAGGAAACAGAATTGGGACCAATTGCGCGTGAAGATTTATTATTTGAAATTGAAACTCAAGTAAATAATTCTGTTGAAAAAGGTGCAAAAATATTATTCGGCGGAAAAAGAAAAAACATACCCGGAAATTTTTTTGAGCCGACAATTTTAGCAAATGTAAAAAAAGGAATGCCGGCTTTTGATGAAGAAATATTTGGTCCCGTTGCACCAATAATAATTGCTGAAAATGAAGAAGACGCGGTAAATATTGCGAACGATACAGTTTATGGTTTAGGTGCATCTTTGTGGACAACGAATATGGAAAATGCAAAAATTATTGCGACAAAAATAAATTCCGGCTCTGTGTTTATTAATGGAATTGTAAAATCAGATCCGCGTTTACCTTTTGGCGGAATAAAAAATTCCGGTTACGGAAGAGAACTTTCTCATTACGGAATAAAAGAATTTGTAAATATTAAAACTGTTTGGGTGAAGTAG